The region CGCGCTCCGGAGAAGTTCTCCTGGGCCTTGGCGGAGATGTCGGAGAACATGGCTTGGATGCGCTCGAAGCGGCGATGGATGCGGTTGCCGAAGTATTGAACAAGGACTGAGGCGATGGGGAGGGGAACGAAGGCGCAGAGCGTCAGCTTGGGGCTGATGCGAATCATGAAAGGCAGCGCGGCGGCGGTAAAGACGATGGTGTTGGCGCTGTACATGATGGCCGGGCCGAGAAGCATGCGCACGGCGTTGAGGTCGTTGGTGGTGCGGGCCATGATGTCGCCGGTGCGATGCGTATGGAAGAAGCTCGCAGACTGGCGCTCGAGGTTGGAGAAGAGATCGTTGCGCAGATCGTATTCGATGTCGCGCGAGGCGCCGATGATGACCTCACGCGTAATGTAAAGAAAGATTGCGGCAAAGATTGCGATGATAAGCAGTCGAAGCGCATGGTGGACGACCTTGGCTTCGGTGAGGCCATGTTGCATGTCGTCGACAGCGCTGCCGATGACCAGTGGGATGAGAATCTTGATGACGTTATAGAAGATGACGGCGATGCCGCCCCAGGCGAGACTCTTCCAGTATCGCTTGAGGTACGGAAATAGCGGTCTAAGTTGATCGAGCATAAAAATAACTGAAAACTTACTCGGAAAATCTGATCTAAGTCGCTGCAAAATTAGACGCGGCTAGAGGCTCTCTGGATGCGGAGAAGTCTGTAGCTGCGTGGCAGGTGCTGGGTTTGTCTGCTGAGACGGCTGTTCTGACGGCGTGGGCGTGGGAGCAGGCTGTTCCGGCGGATTGTCGGACATCGCTACCAGCTCGACATCGAAGACGAGATTTGCTTTGGCGGGGATGACGGGCGGACGGCCCAGCTCTCCGTACGCAAGCTGGTACGGAATGTAGAGGCGACGCTTGCCGCCCACATGCATGCCCTCGAACCCTGTGTCCCAGCCGATGATGACGCGCTTGGCCCCGTAGGGGAAGGTGATCGGTGCACCGCCGGGATGATCATAAGAGGAGTCGAACTTGGTGCCGTCGGTAAGCCAGCCGGTGTAGCGGACGGTGTACCACTTATGCGGCTCCGCGAGCGCTCCCTTGCCGACAACGATGTCGACGTACTTCAGGGTGTAGAGCGTCTTGGGAATCCCGGGGACGCGTGGGATTTTAGAGACGGCAGTTGTCGCAGTGTGATGATGAACAACTGCGGCTGCCTTGTGGGTCGTGGTCTGGGCAGTGGCGGAGACGGCAACCAGCAGGACGAGCGAAGAGAAGATCGGCTTCATGAAAGGTCTCTGTTTTTAGGAAAGGGCTAGGCCAGCGTGATGGTTGCGTCGTTGAGGTGTTCGCGCAGCAGGCGCTGAGTGAGGGTCTTCAGATCTTCTCCGGTTTTTGGGAGGACGAAGGCACTTGCGCTTTCTGACCACTCGAGCTTGAAGCTGGTGGAGGTGGCAGAGATCCAGAGCTGGCGGACGGGAGTATTCGGCGTGAGCACGAATTTGCTGGTGCCGTCTTCGAAGAGAATGTTGAGGACGCCATTGTTTTCCTCAGCCTCAAATGCCTCGGATTCCTCTTCGGCAGCGATGAGGGATTGCTTGAGGGCTTCGAGGGCGCGGTCGGATTCACGGCGGAATGTCGTTTCGTCGAGCATGCGTTTAGTTTAGCGCGGGTGGGCCGCGAGAGATTTTTCCAGATCGTTTGCAGCTAGGATGGGAAGATATCCATGGCTGATCCTAAAGTTCTCTCTCCTGAAATTCTTCTTCATATTGCTACTTCGTTAAATGTGCCCATGCGTGGGCTGGTCGCTGTCATTGAACTGCTCAACGAGGGCGGAACAGTTCCGTTTATTGCGCGATATCGTAAAGAGGCTACGGGAAATCTGGACGAAGTCCAGATTCGCGATATCGAAGAGAAGCTGGCTTACTTCCGCGACCTTGTGGCTCGGCGCGAGACGATTCTTGCCTCCATTCTGGAGCAGGGCAAGCTGACCGATGAGTTGAAGGCGCGCATCGAGGCGACGCTCGATAAGAGTGAGCTTGAAGACCTTTATCTTCCTTACAAGCCGAAGCGACGGACCAAGGCCACGATTGCGCGCGAGAAGGGACTGGAGCCGCTGGCGCTTTACCTGATGGCGCAGGAGGCGGGGCCGCAGCCGCTGGCAGAGATGGCCGCAGGCTTTGTGGATGCGACGAAAGAAGTGAACAGCGTAGATGAAGCGCTGGAGGGTGCGCGACACATTGTTGCCGAGATGTTGAGCGAGGATGCCGACCTGCGCAAGGCGCTGCGGCAGCTAATGTTCGACGAAGGTATTGTGGTGAGCCGCAAGGCGATCGATGCGGTCGACGAGCAGGAAAAGTTCAAGATGTACTACGAGTATCGTGAGCCGGTGAAGACGATTCCGTCGCATCGTATGCTGGCGGTTCGCCGGGGCGAGAGCGAGTCGGTGCTCTACTTCCTGATCGAGATGGAGCCTCTGCGTGCGCTTGGCGTGATGCAATCGCGCGTATTGCGGAGAGCGGGCGATTGGACGGTGCATCTCGAACAGGCGATGGAAGATGCGTGGAAGCGGTTGTTGAATCCTTCGATTCAAGGGGAGCTTCGGTTGGAGTTGAAGAAGCGTTCGGATACGGATGCGATTCAGGTGTTTCGCGATAATCTTCACCATCTGCTGCTGGCTCCGCCTGCCGGGCCGATCTCGATTTTGGGGATCGATCCGGGGCTGCGTACGGGTTGCAAGGTTGCTGTGGTCGACCAGACGGGCAAGTTTCTCGCAAATGATGTGCTTTATCTGCATACGTCAAAGGGCGCTGCGGATAGCGCGGCCAAGGTATTGGAGAAGCTGCTGGTCGAGCACAATGTTCGCGCGATTGCGATCGGCAATGGAACGGCTTCGCGAGAGACGGATGCCTTTGTGCGCGACTTTCTGCGCGAGCATCGGCTGGACAATATCTTTTCTGTCACGGTGAGCGAGTCGGGTGCCAGCATCTATTCGGCGTCGGATATTGCGCGACAGGAGTTTCCTGATCTTGACCTGACGGTGCGTGGCGCGATCTCGATTGCGCGGCGGTTGCAGGACCCGCTGTCGGAGCTGGTGAAGGTCGATCCCAAGTCGATTGGGGTGGGGCAGTATCAGCATGACGTCGATCAGCGGCAGTTGCAGCAGTCGTTGGAGGCAGTGATCGAGAGCTGCGTGAACCGCGTGGGCGTTGATCTCAACACCTCTTCATGGACGTTGCTGCGTTATGTCTCGGGGATTACGGAGCGGACGGCGCTGAATATTGTGAGCTATCGCAACGAGCATGGGCAGTTTCGTTCGCGCGCTGAGCTGAACAAGGTCTCCGGCATTGGAGCGAAGACGTTTGAGCAGGCGGCAGGATTTTTGCGGATAAGGGATGGAGAGAATCCGTTGGATATGACGGCAGTGCATCCTGAGTCGTATGGCGTGGTGGAGGAGATTGCAAAGTCGCTGGATGCTCCGGTAGGTGAGCTGATTCGCAGACCGGAGCTGCTGGCGAAGGTGGATGCGAAACAGCTTTCGGCGGGAACTTATACGCTGAAGGACATTCTCGAGGAGCTGAAGAAGCCGGGGCGCGACCCTCGCGATAAATTTGTTGCTCCGAGTTTCAACGATACGGTGCGCGAGTTTACCGATGTGCAGCCGGATATGGTGTTGGAAGGCGTAGTGACGAACGTGACCAAGTTCGGCGCGTTCGTCGACATCGGTGTGCACCAGGATGGGCTGGTGCATGTCAGCGAGTTGTCGAACCGGTTTATCAAAGATCCGTCAGAGGCGGTGAAGGCCGGACAGATCGTGAAGGTCAAGGTGCTGAGCGCGGATGCAAAAACGAAGCGGATTGCCTTGTCGATGAAAGCGTTGATGGGACCGGCCCAGCGAGCACCGAGAGAGGCTCCGAAGAAGCCGGAGATCTCGATGAGCGATAAGTTGAATCTGCTAGCTACAAAGTGGAAGGTCTCTTAGTGTGTTGCCGCCTCAGCGGGGCGGCAACATCTTTTCGATGATCTGCTGAACCTGTTGTGCCTGCACAGCGCTGCCTGCCTCGGTGTAATGGACATCGCCGTTGTGAAGATCGTCATGCGCAGCCATAAGAGCGTGCTGGTCGTCGATGGGGATATGGAAACGCTGCATCGTGCGAAGAGATTCGGCGTTGCGTTGGTCAATGCGCGGGTTGGTGGCTCCGCCGGAGTCGGCTGCGTGAACAGGAGTGGTGGTGGCCCAGACCAGCTTTGCTCCGTGCGATTTTGCGCGCAGCGCTTCGACCATTTGGGGAAGAGCGCTGCCGTAGGCGGCTTCCGTGTACTTCCACCCGTGCATTCCGTTGTTGAAGTGGATGACGGCAAACTTCAACGGAATCATGGCGAAGTAGTCGTCGATTTGATGAATGAGGCGTGGATCGCCAGAGGCTGCGGAGGTCGCGAAGAGATAGCAGTTGGCGCGGCCAGTCAGAAGTTTCGCCACCTCGGGATAGTAGCCACGAGTGATGGAGTCGCCAAGCAACAGCACATTGGGCAGCGCCGGATCGGGGGCGTCAGGCTTCGCGGCCCATGTCCACTCGATGGTCTCAAGAATGCTCGCGTGTGCAGCAGCTTTAGGTGACTGGGCGCCAGCGGCTGGAAGGATGAAGCCGCTGCTGACAAGAAGCGTGATGGCGCAAAGGCAACGTTGCATGGAGTTTCCCGTGTAAGCGTATTTGCATGTGAAATTTATTTTTTACATATAACGGTCAGTGATGCTTATAGTTTGCAATTGGAGTCCTTGTCAAATTCTCCTTTGGCAATGGTGGACTCCGCCGCGCGAGAAGTTTAAACTTTGCAGATGTACATGCGTTTTATCAGAACTTGTTTTCTGGGAATGATGGCGTTGGGACTGATGGGTGTGGCCCACGCGCAGACTGTAATCTATGGCGAGTTCACAGCAGCCAAGCTGAGTGCTCCAAATACGTCGTGGATGTATGGGCCGACGGTGGGCCTGTATCACGACTCAGAGCATGGATTGTTTGCCACCGGGCTTGATATTCGAGGAACGTTTGCGGGCAGCGGAAACACCAATGGGGCGTATACCAACCAGTTGCTCGACACCGTCGAGGGTGGTGTGCGGCTTGCGATCACGCCGCGTGTTCTGCCGTTCAAGCCTTATGGAGAGGTGCTGGGTGGCCTTGGACATTTGAAGACCGGCGAAGGATCGGCACGGACGTCCTCGACCAAATTTGCCTACCAGTTTATTGGTGGCGTTGACTTTACGATCTTGCCGCGGATCGATTGGCGAGTCGTGGACTTCAGCTATGGCAGGCTAGCGGGCCTTGGAGACAGCTTCGTTCCCAAGACGCTGAGCACGGGAATCGTGTTTCGACTGCCGTAAGAGGGGCGTCAGCCGCGTACGAATGTATTTTGCGGAATGGCCATTACCTTTTATCATTAAAAGATGACCGAGATTCTGGAGAAAGAATGACTGAGGTTTTGGAGCAGGAAGCTAAGGGAGCGTCTGCGCACGCTGCGAAGTACACACGCAACAATCCGTACTTTTCGACAGTTACTGTCAACGAGTTGTTGACGGCTGAGGGGTCTGAAAAAGAGACCCGGCACGTAGAGCTATCGCTCGAAGATGGAATGACCTACACCCCCGGTGATGCGGTCGGGATTCTTCCCGAGAACCGCCCTGAGGCGGTGGCAGAGGTTCTAACGGCGCTGGGCTTTAAG is a window of Edaphobacter dinghuensis DNA encoding:
- a CDS encoding Tex family protein — translated: MADPKVLSPEILLHIATSLNVPMRGLVAVIELLNEGGTVPFIARYRKEATGNLDEVQIRDIEEKLAYFRDLVARRETILASILEQGKLTDELKARIEATLDKSELEDLYLPYKPKRRTKATIAREKGLEPLALYLMAQEAGPQPLAEMAAGFVDATKEVNSVDEALEGARHIVAEMLSEDADLRKALRQLMFDEGIVVSRKAIDAVDEQEKFKMYYEYREPVKTIPSHRMLAVRRGESESVLYFLIEMEPLRALGVMQSRVLRRAGDWTVHLEQAMEDAWKRLLNPSIQGELRLELKKRSDTDAIQVFRDNLHHLLLAPPAGPISILGIDPGLRTGCKVAVVDQTGKFLANDVLYLHTSKGAADSAAKVLEKLLVEHNVRAIAIGNGTASRETDAFVRDFLREHRLDNIFSVTVSESGASIYSASDIARQEFPDLDLTVRGAISIARRLQDPLSELVKVDPKSIGVGQYQHDVDQRQLQQSLEAVIESCVNRVGVDLNTSSWTLLRYVSGITERTALNIVSYRNEHGQFRSRAELNKVSGIGAKTFEQAAGFLRIRDGENPLDMTAVHPESYGVVEEIAKSLDAPVGELIRRPELLAKVDAKQLSAGTYTLKDILEELKKPGRDPRDKFVAPSFNDTVREFTDVQPDMVLEGVVTNVTKFGAFVDIGVHQDGLVHVSELSNRFIKDPSEAVKAGQIVKVKVLSADAKTKRIALSMKALMGPAQRAPREAPKKPEISMSDKLNLLATKWKVS
- a CDS encoding FKBP-type peptidyl-prolyl cis-trans isomerase, with the protein product MKPIFSSLVLLVAVSATAQTTTHKAAAVVHHHTATTAVSKIPRVPGIPKTLYTLKYVDIVVGKGALAEPHKWYTVRYTGWLTDGTKFDSSYDHPGGAPITFPYGAKRVIIGWDTGFEGMHVGGKRRLYIPYQLAYGELGRPPVIPAKANLVFDVELVAMSDNPPEQPAPTPTPSEQPSQQTNPAPATQLQTSPHPESL
- the cyaY gene encoding iron donor protein CyaY; amino-acid sequence: MLDETTFRRESDRALEALKQSLIAAEEESEAFEAEENNGVLNILFEDGTSKFVLTPNTPVRQLWISATSTSFKLEWSESASAFVLPKTGEDLKTLTQRLLREHLNDATITLA
- a CDS encoding SGNH/GDSL hydrolase family protein, giving the protein MQRCLCAITLLVSSGFILPAAGAQSPKAAAHASILETIEWTWAAKPDAPDPALPNVLLLGDSITRGYYPEVAKLLTGRANCYLFATSAASGDPRLIHQIDDYFAMIPLKFAVIHFNNGMHGWKYTEAAYGSALPQMVEALRAKSHGAKLVWATTTPVHAADSGGATNPRIDQRNAESLRTMQRFHIPIDDQHALMAAHDDLHNGDVHYTEAGSAVQAQQVQQIIEKMLPPR